A single genomic interval of Gouania willdenowi chromosome 10, fGouWil2.1, whole genome shotgun sequence harbors:
- the gsr gene encoding glutathione reductase, mitochondrial isoform X1, which produces MAKIIHLFLSPSPSWSSTRTQQLLLLFPGLRTLHRGMASQATRYDLLVIGGGSGGLAGARRAAELGARAAVVESHKLGGTCVNVGCVPKKVMWNAAVHAEYLHDHKDYGFDADNVAFNWETLKAKRDAYISHLNHIYRNNLDKAKVQAIQGLATFTDDPEPTVEVEGKKYTASHILIATGGRPTMMSDDEVPGASLGITSDGFFELESLPKRTVIVGAGYIAVEMAGILSTLGSKTSLIIRQTGVLRNFDSTISANCTKELQKSGIDLWKNSQVKSVRKTERGLELTIITKDSEEKLSTIEDVDCLLWAIGRVPNTSGLNLEAMDLEMDERGHIVVDEFQNTTRPGIYAVGDVCGKALLTPVAIAAARKLAHRLFEAKKDSKLDYSCIPTVVFSHPPIGTVGLTEEEAVRLRGKENVKIYKTSFTPMYHAMTTRKTQCLMKLVCVGKEEKVVGLHMQGLGCDEMLQGFAVAIKMGATKADFDMTVAIHPTSSEELVTLR; this is translated from the exons ATGGCCAAAATAATCCATCTCTTTCTGTCTCCATCCCCTTCCTGGTCTTCAACCCGAACCCAGCAGCTTCTCTTGCTTTTTCCCGGACTCCGAACTCTCCACCGCGGCATGGCTTCACAGGCGACCCGCTATGACCTCCTGGTGATCGGCGGTGGATCGGGGGGTCTGGCCGGGGCTCGGAGGGCAGCGGAGCTGGGAGCCAGAGCGGCTGTGGTCGAAAGTCACAAACTCGGAGGTACCTGC gtTAACGTCGGCTGTGTCCCCAAAAAG GTTATGTGGAATGCGGCCGTTCATGCTGAGTACCTTCACGATCACAAAGATTATGGATTTGATGCGGACAATGTTGCTTTCAATTGGGA AACTCTAAAGGCCAAAAGGGACGCCTATATTAGTCACCTGAACCACATTTATCGCAACAATCTTGACAAG gCCAAAGTCCAAGCCATCCAAGGACTGGCCACATTTACAGATGATCCTGAACCCACAGTGGAGGTGGAGGGGAAGAAATACACAGCGTCTCACATCCTTATCGCCACTGGAGGGCGACCCACCAtgatgagtgatgatgaagttcCAG GAGCAAGTCTTGGCATCACCAGCGATGGATTTTTCGAGCTTGAATCTCTGCCGAA ACGCACTGTGATCGTGGGTGCTGGTTACATCGCCGTGGAGATGGCTGGTATTCTTTCCACACTGGGGTCCAAAACCTCTCTCATTATCCGACAGACGgga GTTCTGAGGAACTTTGACTCCACGATAAGTGCAAACTGCACCAAAGAACTGCAAAAGTCTGGAatagatttgtggaaaaactcACAGGTGAAATCTGTGAGAAAAACAGAGCGAGGTTTGGAGTTGACGATCATCACCAAGGACAGCGAGGAAAAGCTCAGCACTATCGAAGACGTGGACTGTCTTCTGTGGGCCATCGGCAGAGTGCCCAACACATCGGGACTGAATCTGGAAGCCATG GATTTGGAGATGGATGAAAGAGGCCATATTGTTGTGGATGAGTTTCAGAACACGACTCGACCTGGGATCTACGCTGTCGGGGATGTTTGTGGCAAAGCTCTCCTCACACCAG TTGCCATTGCTGCAGCCAGAAAGCTGGCCCACCGACTGTTTGAGGCCAAAAAGGACTCTAAACTGGACTATTCCTGCATTCCCACTGTGGTGTTCAGCCACCCTCCAATCGGTACAGTGGGCCTCACAGAGG AGGAGGCTGTCAGATTAAGAGGAAAGGAGAATGTCAAGATCTACAAGACCTCTTTCACCCCCATGTACCACGCCATGACGACCAGGAAGACTCAGTGCCTCATGAAGCTGGTGTGTGTGGGCAAGGAGGAAAAG GTGGTTGGGCTGCACATGCAGGGCCTCGGCTGTGACGAGATGCTTCAGGGATTTGCTGTGGCCATTAAAATGGGGGCCACCAAAGCAGATTTTGACATGACCGTTGCCATTCACCCCACTTCGTCTGAGGAGTTGGTCACCCTGCGTTAA
- the gsr gene encoding glutathione reductase, mitochondrial isoform X2 produces the protein MWNAAVHAEYLHDHKDYGFDADNVAFNWETLKAKRDAYISHLNHIYRNNLDKAKVQAIQGLATFTDDPEPTVEVEGKKYTASHILIATGGRPTMMSDDEVPGASLGITSDGFFELESLPKRTVIVGAGYIAVEMAGILSTLGSKTSLIIRQTGVLRNFDSTISANCTKELQKSGIDLWKNSQVKSVRKTERGLELTIITKDSEEKLSTIEDVDCLLWAIGRVPNTSGLNLEAMDLEMDERGHIVVDEFQNTTRPGIYAVGDVCGKALLTPVAIAAARKLAHRLFEAKKDSKLDYSCIPTVVFSHPPIGTVGLTEEEAVRLRGKENVKIYKTSFTPMYHAMTTRKTQCLMKLVCVGKEEKVVGLHMQGLGCDEMLQGFAVAIKMGATKADFDMTVAIHPTSSEELVTLR, from the exons ATGTGGAATGCGGCCGTTCATGCTGAGTACCTTCACGATCACAAAGATTATGGATTTGATGCGGACAATGTTGCTTTCAATTGGGA AACTCTAAAGGCCAAAAGGGACGCCTATATTAGTCACCTGAACCACATTTATCGCAACAATCTTGACAAG gCCAAAGTCCAAGCCATCCAAGGACTGGCCACATTTACAGATGATCCTGAACCCACAGTGGAGGTGGAGGGGAAGAAATACACAGCGTCTCACATCCTTATCGCCACTGGAGGGCGACCCACCAtgatgagtgatgatgaagttcCAG GAGCAAGTCTTGGCATCACCAGCGATGGATTTTTCGAGCTTGAATCTCTGCCGAA ACGCACTGTGATCGTGGGTGCTGGTTACATCGCCGTGGAGATGGCTGGTATTCTTTCCACACTGGGGTCCAAAACCTCTCTCATTATCCGACAGACGgga GTTCTGAGGAACTTTGACTCCACGATAAGTGCAAACTGCACCAAAGAACTGCAAAAGTCTGGAatagatttgtggaaaaactcACAGGTGAAATCTGTGAGAAAAACAGAGCGAGGTTTGGAGTTGACGATCATCACCAAGGACAGCGAGGAAAAGCTCAGCACTATCGAAGACGTGGACTGTCTTCTGTGGGCCATCGGCAGAGTGCCCAACACATCGGGACTGAATCTGGAAGCCATG GATTTGGAGATGGATGAAAGAGGCCATATTGTTGTGGATGAGTTTCAGAACACGACTCGACCTGGGATCTACGCTGTCGGGGATGTTTGTGGCAAAGCTCTCCTCACACCAG TTGCCATTGCTGCAGCCAGAAAGCTGGCCCACCGACTGTTTGAGGCCAAAAAGGACTCTAAACTGGACTATTCCTGCATTCCCACTGTGGTGTTCAGCCACCCTCCAATCGGTACAGTGGGCCTCACAGAGG AGGAGGCTGTCAGATTAAGAGGAAAGGAGAATGTCAAGATCTACAAGACCTCTTTCACCCCCATGTACCACGCCATGACGACCAGGAAGACTCAGTGCCTCATGAAGCTGGTGTGTGTGGGCAAGGAGGAAAAG GTGGTTGGGCTGCACATGCAGGGCCTCGGCTGTGACGAGATGCTTCAGGGATTTGCTGTGGCCATTAAAATGGGGGCCACCAAAGCAGATTTTGACATGACCGTTGCCATTCACCCCACTTCGTCTGAGGAGTTGGTCACCCTGCGTTAA